A DNA window from Bacteroides cellulosilyticus contains the following coding sequences:
- the tyrS gene encoding tyrosine--tRNA ligase — protein sequence MNFVEELRWRGMLHDMMPGTEELLAKEQVTAYIGFDPTADSLHIGHLCSVMILRHFQRCGHKPMALIGGATGMIGDPSGKSAERNLLTEEILQRNLDGMKKQLSKFLDFESDAPNRAELVNNYDWMKNFTFLDFAREVGKHITVNYMMAKDSVKKRLNGEARDGLSFTEFTYQLLQGYDFLHLYETKGCKLQMGGSDQWGNITTGAELIRRTNGGEVFALTSPLITKADGGKFGKTESGNIWLDPRYTSPYKFYQFWLNVSDADAARYIKIFTSLSREEIEALTAEHEAAPHLRVLQKRLAKEVTIMVHSEEDYNAAVDASNILFGNATSDALKKLDEDTLLAVFEGVPQFEVSKDAVSAGVKAVDLFTDNAAVFASKGEMRKLVQGGGVSLNKEKLEAFDQVITSADLLDEKYLLVQRGKKNYYLIIAK from the coding sequence ATGAATTTTGTAGAAGAATTGAGATGGCGTGGCATGCTCCACGATATGATGCCTGGTACGGAAGAACTTCTGGCTAAGGAACAAGTGACCGCATACATAGGTTTTGACCCTACGGCGGATTCATTGCACATTGGACATCTTTGCAGTGTAATGATACTGCGTCATTTCCAACGTTGCGGACACAAGCCGATGGCACTGATCGGTGGTGCTACGGGTATGATTGGTGATCCTTCCGGTAAGTCGGCAGAGCGTAATCTGCTCACAGAAGAAATCCTGCAACGCAATCTGGATGGTATGAAGAAGCAGTTGAGCAAGTTTCTGGATTTCGAATCCGATGCTCCTAACCGTGCAGAATTGGTGAATAACTATGACTGGATGAAGAACTTCACTTTCCTTGACTTTGCCCGTGAAGTAGGTAAGCATATCACTGTGAACTACATGATGGCGAAAGATTCTGTAAAGAAGCGTCTGAACGGTGAGGCTCGTGACGGTTTGTCTTTCACGGAATTCACTTATCAGTTATTGCAAGGCTACGACTTCCTACATCTGTATGAAACCAAAGGTTGCAAACTGCAAATGGGTGGTTCCGACCAATGGGGTAACATCACGACAGGTGCCGAACTGATTCGTCGTACCAATGGTGGCGAAGTATTTGCACTGACCAGTCCGCTGATAACGAAGGCTGACGGTGGTAAGTTTGGCAAGACTGAATCCGGCAATATCTGGCTTGATCCCCGTTATACTTCTCCGTATAAATTCTATCAGTTCTGGTTGAATGTGAGTGATGCTGATGCAGCACGCTATATCAAGATATTCACTTCCCTGTCAAGAGAGGAGATTGAAGCCTTGACGGCTGAGCATGAAGCTGCACCGCACTTGCGTGTTCTTCAGAAACGTTTGGCAAAAGAGGTGACTATTATGGTTCATTCCGAAGAAGACTATAATGCAGCGGTGGATGCGTCTAATATATTGTTCGGCAATGCAACTTCCGATGCATTGAAGAAGTTGGATGAAGATACCCTGCTGGCTGTGTTCGAAGGTGTTCCCCAGTTTGAGGTTTCCAAGGATGCTGTGTCTGCCGGTGTGAAAGCTGTCGATCTGTTCACGGATAATGCAGCCGTTTTTGCCTCCAAAGGTGAGATGCGTAAATTGGTGCAAGGTGGCGGCGTTTCTCTCAATAAAGAGAAGCTGGAAGCCTTCGACCAAGTGATTACTTCTGCTGACCTTTTGGATGAAAAATATCTGCTTGTGCAGCGCGGAAAGAAGAATTACTACCTGATTATAGCCAAATAA
- a CDS encoding gluconate 5-dehydrogenase, producing MVNFSLEGKVALITGASYGIGFALATAYAQAGAKIVFNDIKQELVDKGLAAYKAEGIDAKGYVCDVTNEDQVNAMVAQIEKEVGVIDILVNNAGIIKRIPMHEMKASEFRQVIDVDLNAPFIVSKAVIPSMIKKGHGKIINICSMMSELGRETVSAYAAAKGGLKMLTRNIASEYGEYNIQCNGIGPGYIATPQTAPLREPQADGSRHPFDAFIVAKTPAARWGTPEDLMGPAVFLASDASDFVNGHVLYVDGGILAYIGKQP from the coding sequence ATGGTAAACTTTTCATTAGAAGGCAAAGTAGCACTTATAACCGGTGCTTCTTACGGAATTGGCTTCGCTCTGGCAACTGCCTATGCGCAAGCCGGTGCAAAAATCGTGTTCAACGACATCAAACAAGAATTAGTGGACAAAGGTCTGGCTGCTTACAAGGCTGAAGGCATTGATGCTAAAGGTTATGTATGCGACGTGACGAACGAAGACCAAGTAAACGCTATGGTTGCCCAGATTGAGAAAGAAGTGGGCGTGATTGATATCCTGGTGAACAATGCAGGTATCATCAAACGTATCCCGATGCACGAAATGAAGGCTTCTGAGTTCCGTCAGGTGATTGATGTGGATTTGAATGCTCCGTTCATTGTATCAAAAGCTGTCATTCCTTCTATGATAAAGAAAGGCCACGGCAAGATTATCAACATCTGCTCTATGATGAGTGAGTTGGGTCGTGAGACTGTATCTGCTTATGCTGCTGCCAAGGGTGGACTGAAGATGCTGACTCGTAACATCGCTTCCGAGTACGGTGAATACAACATCCAGTGTAATGGTATCGGCCCGGGTTATATCGCTACTCCGCAGACTGCACCGCTTCGCGAACCGCAAGCTGACGGTTCACGCCATCCGTTCGATGCATTTATCGTTGCCAAGACTCCGGCTGCACGTTGGGGTACTCCTGAAGATTTGATGGGCCCTGCCGTATTCCTGGCTTCCGACGCTTCTGATTTCGTAAACGGTCACGTACTCTACGTTGACGGCGGTATCCTGGCTTACATCGGTAAACAACCTTAA
- the rnpA gene encoding ribonuclease P protein component, giving the protein MLNTLHKSERLDKKKVIDKMFSGGARSFSVFPLRVVYLPVEELEAPVSILVSVSKRRFKRAVKRNRVKRQIREAYRKNKHGLLQTLQDEGRQLAVAFIYLSDRLVDSVEIEERMKVALARITEKVLADVAVQKAGENAASAEETGSAGQS; this is encoded by the coding sequence ATGCTTAATACCCTGCACAAGTCCGAAAGGCTGGATAAGAAGAAAGTCATCGACAAGATGTTTTCAGGCGGCGCACGTTCGTTTTCCGTCTTTCCTCTGCGTGTGGTGTATCTGCCGGTAGAGGAGTTGGAAGCGCCTGTTTCCATACTTGTCAGTGTGTCAAAGCGTCGTTTTAAACGGGCGGTAAAGCGTAACCGTGTGAAACGTCAGATACGTGAGGCGTACCGGAAAAATAAGCATGGATTATTGCAGACGCTTCAGGATGAAGGACGGCAACTTGCTGTGGCTTTCATTTATCTTTCCGACCGGTTAGTCGATTCGGTGGAGATAGAGGAAAGGATGAAGGTTGCATTGGCACGTATCACGGAGAAAGTATTGGCAGATGTTGCTGTGCAGAAAGCCGGAGAAAATGCTGCGTCTGCTGAGGAAACCGGTAGCGCAGGGCAGTCATGA
- the kduI gene encoding 5-dehydro-4-deoxy-D-glucuronate isomerase — MKTNYEIRYAAHPEDAKSYDTKRIRRDFLIEKVFSANEVNMVYSMYDRMVVGGAMPVGEVLKLEAIDPLKAPFFLTRREMGIYNVGGPGVVKAGDAVFELDFKEALYLGSGDREVTFESKDEKNPAKFYFNSLTAHRNYPDKKVTKADAVVAEMGSLEGSNHRNINKMLVNQVLPTCQLQMGMTELAPGSVWNTMPAHVHSRRMEAYFYFEVPEEHAVCHFMGEVDETRHVWMKGDQAVLSPEWSIHSAAATHNYTFIWGMGGENLDYGDQDFSLITDLK, encoded by the coding sequence ATGAAAACGAACTATGAAATTCGCTATGCAGCGCATCCCGAAGACGCAAAAAGTTATGATACCAAGCGTATCCGTCGTGATTTTCTTATCGAAAAGGTCTTCTCTGCTAACGAAGTAAATATGGTATATTCCATGTACGACCGTATGGTTGTGGGTGGTGCAATGCCCGTGGGCGAAGTGTTGAAACTGGAAGCTATCGATCCGTTGAAGGCTCCTTTCTTCCTGACCCGTCGTGAAATGGGTATTTATAATGTAGGCGGCCCCGGTGTAGTGAAAGCCGGTGACGCTGTATTCGAATTGGATTTTAAAGAAGCTCTCTACCTGGGTTCGGGCGACCGTGAAGTAACTTTCGAAAGCAAGGACGAAAAGAATCCCGCCAAGTTCTACTTCAACTCACTGACTGCTCATCGCAACTATCCTGATAAGAAAGTGACCAAAGCTGATGCTGTAGTTGCTGAAATGGGTAGCCTGGAAGGTTCTAACCATCGTAATATAAATAAGATGCTGGTGAATCAGGTATTGCCTACTTGCCAGTTGCAGATGGGTATGACGGAACTTGCTCCGGGCAGCGTATGGAATACGATGCCGGCACATGTGCATAGCCGTCGTATGGAAGCTTACTTCTATTTTGAAGTACCCGAAGAACATGCAGTTTGCCACTTCATGGGCGAAGTTGACGAAACCCGCCACGTATGGATGAAGGGCGACCAGGCTGTATTGTCTCCCGAATGGTCTATCCACTCTGCTGCCGCTACTCACAACTATACCTTTATCTGGGGTATGGGTGGTGAAAACCTGGACTATGGAGATCAGGACTTCTCTTTGATTACCGACCTGAAGTAA
- the yidD gene encoding membrane protein insertion efficiency factor YidD, with protein sequence MKKLLSYLLLLPIYFYQKCISPLTSPSCRFTPTCSQYAVEAIKKHGPFKGLYLAIRRILRCHPWGGSGYDPVP encoded by the coding sequence ATGAAAAAGCTGCTTTCATACCTGCTGTTGCTTCCCATCTATTTCTATCAGAAGTGTATTTCGCCCCTGACTTCCCCTTCATGCCGTTTCACCCCTACCTGTTCGCAATATGCCGTTGAGGCGATAAAGAAACATGGACCGTTCAAAGGGCTGTATCTGGCAATCCGGCGTATTTTGCGCTGCCACCCCTGGGGAGGTTCCGGATATGATCCCGTTCCATAA
- a CDS encoding uroporphyrinogen-III synthase encodes MKIKKVLVSQPKPASEKSPYYDIAQKYGVKIDFRPFIKVESVSAKEFRQQKVSILDYTAVIFTSRHAIDHFFHLCTELRVTIPETMKYFCVTEAVALYIQKYVQYRKRKIFFGNTGKFEDLLPSIVKHKTEKYLVPMSDVHTDEIKNLLDKNKIQNAEAVMYRTVSNDFTSEEEFDYDMLVFFSPAGVTSLKKNFPDFQQKEIKIGTFGSTTAQAVRDAGLRLDLEAPSVQAPSMTAALDMFIKENNKGK; translated from the coding sequence TTGAAAATTAAGAAAGTACTTGTGTCGCAGCCGAAACCGGCATCAGAGAAATCTCCTTACTACGACATCGCCCAGAAGTACGGTGTGAAAATCGATTTTCGCCCGTTTATTAAGGTGGAAAGTGTATCTGCTAAAGAATTCAGACAGCAGAAAGTGTCTATTCTGGATTACACAGCAGTTATCTTCACATCGCGTCATGCTATTGACCATTTCTTCCACCTGTGTACAGAATTGCGTGTAACCATACCGGAAACTATGAAGTATTTCTGTGTGACAGAAGCTGTTGCATTGTACATCCAAAAGTATGTGCAATACCGCAAACGTAAGATCTTCTTTGGAAATACCGGAAAGTTTGAAGACTTGTTGCCTTCTATTGTTAAGCACAAGACCGAAAAGTATCTGGTTCCGATGTCGGATGTACATACGGATGAGATTAAGAATCTCTTGGATAAAAACAAGATACAGAACGCAGAAGCTGTTATGTATCGCACAGTAAGTAATGATTTTACTTCAGAAGAAGAGTTTGATTATGATATGTTGGTGTTCTTTAGCCCTGCAGGAGTGACTTCTTTGAAGAAGAACTTCCCGGACTTCCAACAGAAAGAAATCAAAATCGGTACGTTTGGCTCCACTACTGCCCAGGCTGTACGTGATGCCGGACTCCGCCTCGACTTGGAAGCTCCCAGTGTACAGGCGCCTTCTATGACGGCTGCGCTGGATATGTTCATCAAGGAGAATAACAAAGGAAAATAA
- a CDS encoding DUF4271 domain-containing protein produces MIGLLLTWIAGFEGMPIPYSPKLDDGITVLLLCCFFMSAYVLSRSRKFLVQLVKDFLLNRERTSIFAATTATDMRYMLLLILQTCVLASVCTFNYFVDVRPELGEHVSPYVLLGGYLVLALLYLFWKWVTYSFLGWIFFDASRTGLWMESYSTLLYYLGFTLFPFALFLVYFDLSLQATVIIGLFLVFFTKILMLYKWIKLFCGNLYGILLLILYFCALEIIPCFIMYRGVLQLNDYLIINF; encoded by the coding sequence ATGATCGGGCTCTTGTTGACATGGATAGCGGGTTTTGAGGGGATGCCCATTCCTTATTCTCCTAAGTTGGACGATGGGATCACAGTGCTCCTGTTGTGCTGCTTTTTCATGTCAGCCTATGTATTGTCCCGCAGTCGCAAGTTCCTGGTGCAGTTGGTGAAGGACTTCCTTCTCAATCGTGAACGAACCAGCATCTTTGCCGCTACCACCGCTACGGATATGCGCTATATGTTGTTGCTGATTCTACAGACTTGTGTGTTGGCTTCCGTCTGTACTTTCAACTATTTTGTTGATGTCAGGCCGGAGTTGGGCGAACACGTCTCTCCTTACGTTTTGCTCGGGGGATATCTCGTACTGGCTTTGCTTTATCTTTTCTGGAAGTGGGTGACTTACTCTTTTCTGGGCTGGATTTTTTTTGACGCGAGTCGTACCGGTCTTTGGATGGAGTCCTATTCTACTCTACTTTACTACCTTGGATTTACCCTTTTCCCGTTTGCTTTGTTCCTTGTTTACTTCGATTTAAGTCTTCAGGCAACTGTGATAATCGGTTTATTTTTGGTCTTTTTTACTAAAATATTGATGTTATATAAGTGGATAAAGCTTTTTTGTGGCAATTTATATGGCATTTTGCTTTTAATTTTGTACTTTTGTGCCCTTGAAATCATACCTTGTTTTATCATGTATCGAGGTGTGTTACAACTAAATGATTATTTGATAATAAATTTTTAG
- a CDS encoding TIGR00730 family Rossman fold protein: MNKITSVCVYCASSTKIDSAYFEAARELGTLLGQRHIRLINGAGGIGLMSATADAVLAAGGEVTGVIPHFMVEQGWQHKGLTEMIEVENMHQRKQKMADLSDAVIALPGGCGTLEELLEIITWKQLGLYLNPVVILNTNGFFDPLLAMLQRAMDENFMRQQHGAIWHVASTPQEAVELIHTIPVWDSSIRKFAAI, translated from the coding sequence ATGAATAAGATAACTTCCGTATGCGTATATTGTGCTTCGAGCACCAAGATTGATTCCGCTTATTTTGAAGCCGCCCGCGAATTGGGTACTTTGTTGGGACAGCGCCACATCCGTCTGATAAATGGCGCGGGAGGCATCGGATTGATGAGTGCTACCGCTGATGCAGTGCTGGCGGCAGGCGGAGAGGTGACCGGTGTTATTCCTCATTTTATGGTGGAGCAAGGCTGGCAACACAAGGGGCTTACGGAGATGATAGAAGTGGAAAACATGCACCAGCGCAAGCAAAAAATGGCGGATCTGAGCGATGCTGTCATCGCATTGCCCGGTGGATGCGGCACTTTGGAAGAATTACTGGAAATTATCACTTGGAAACAACTGGGTCTCTACCTGAATCCTGTTGTCATCTTAAACACTAACGGCTTTTTCGATCCCCTCCTGGCTATGTTGCAGCGTGCTATGGACGAAAACTTTATGAGGCAGCAGCACGGTGCCATCTGGCACGTAGCAAGCACTCCGCAGGAAGCTGTCGAACTGATTCATACCATACCTGTCTGGGATAGTTCCATACGTAAGTTTGCGGCAATATGA
- a CDS encoding DUF4861 domain-containing protein, protein MKKLFLLVATVLFCFACTNTKDVVTVTVSNPLAMERSNEMVEVAMSDIANQLKLADTAQIVVLNADGQQVPYQITYDEKVIFPASVAANGTAVYTIQTGTPEAFAVKACGRYYPERVDDVAWENDLVAFRAYGPALQKTGERAFGYDVWTKYNTTEPVVEARYAGELNPETKAKIAELKKTDPKAAQELYQSVSYHVDHGNGLDCYKVGPTLGGGTAALMPDGEIVYPYCYATQDILDNGPLRFTVKLVYNPLTIKGDSTVVETRVITLDAGSHLNKTAVSFDNLKETTPVATGIVLHEPDGAVVADAAAGYITYVDPTDNVNNNNGKIFVGAAFPTTVKEAKSLLFPEKEKNELRGGADGHVLAISDYEPGSEYVYYWGAAWDKADIKTPEAWNAYMANYAQKVRNPLTVTVK, encoded by the coding sequence ATGAAAAAGTTATTCCTTTTAGTGGCAACAGTTTTATTCTGTTTTGCCTGCACCAACACTAAGGATGTAGTTACCGTAACGGTAAGCAATCCTTTGGCAATGGAGCGTTCCAATGAAATGGTTGAGGTGGCTATGAGCGACATCGCCAACCAACTGAAACTGGCTGACACAGCACAGATTGTGGTTCTGAATGCTGACGGACAACAAGTCCCCTATCAGATTACTTATGATGAAAAAGTGATTTTCCCTGCAAGCGTAGCTGCTAACGGTACGGCTGTTTATACCATTCAGACAGGTACACCTGAAGCTTTTGCAGTAAAGGCTTGCGGTAGATATTATCCTGAACGTGTGGACGATGTAGCCTGGGAAAATGACCTGGTTGCTTTCCGTGCGTATGGTCCGGCTTTGCAAAAGACTGGCGAACGTGCTTTCGGTTATGATGTTTGGACGAAGTACAATACCACCGAACCGGTTGTAGAAGCCCGTTATGCAGGTGAACTGAATCCGGAGACTAAAGCAAAGATCGCTGAATTGAAGAAGACAGACCCGAAAGCTGCACAGGAATTGTATCAATCGGTATCTTATCACGTGGACCACGGAAATGGTCTGGACTGCTATAAAGTAGGTCCTACGCTGGGTGGCGGTACTGCTGCTTTGATGCCCGACGGTGAAATCGTTTATCCGTATTGCTACGCTACACAGGATATCCTGGACAACGGTCCGTTGCGTTTCACTGTGAAGCTGGTTTACAATCCGCTGACTATTAAGGGTGACTCAACAGTGGTTGAAACACGTGTTATCACGCTGGATGCAGGCTCTCACCTGAACAAGACTGCGGTTTCTTTTGATAATCTGAAAGAGACTACTCCCGTGGCTACAGGTATCGTATTGCACGAACCGGATGGTGCTGTTGTAGCTGATGCTGCTGCCGGCTATATCACTTATGTGGATCCTACGGACAATGTGAATAATAATAACGGTAAGATATTCGTAGGTGCTGCTTTCCCGACTACGGTAAAAGAAGCTAAGTCGTTGCTTTTCCCTGAAAAGGAAAAGAACGAACTGCGTGGTGGTGCCGATGGTCATGTATTGGCTATTAGCGATTACGAACCGGGTTCAGAGTATGTTTACTACTGGGGTGCTGCCTGGGACAAGGCTGACATCAAGACACCGGAAGCATGGAATGCATATATGGCAAACTATGCTCAGAAGGTACGCAACCCGCTGACGGTAACGGTAAAGTAA
- a CDS encoding TatD family hydrolase: MIIPVDIHTHRRPQVPGTAIVNCFPESFVPQTEGWYSVGIHPWYIASFAASLNDSKARFEELLDHPQVLAVGEAGLDKLAEAPLTLQIEVFEYQARLAEEADKPLIIHLVKAVDELLKLKQKIRPVKPWIIHGFRGKAALAEEYLRHGFYLSFGEKYQEEALRIMPSERLFIETDESTASVDTLYERAAILRKTPLEELRRTIRKNVSEIFFRQ, translated from the coding sequence ATGATAATTCCTGTTGATATACATACACATCGGCGGCCACAAGTGCCCGGAACGGCTATTGTGAACTGTTTCCCCGAATCGTTTGTTCCGCAAACGGAAGGCTGGTATTCTGTGGGAATACATCCGTGGTATATCGCTTCTTTCGCAGCTTCCCTGAATGACAGTAAGGCCCGTTTTGAAGAATTACTGGATCATCCCCAGGTGTTGGCTGTGGGTGAGGCCGGATTGGATAAATTGGCTGAAGCACCTTTGACTTTGCAGATAGAAGTGTTTGAATATCAGGCACGTCTGGCCGAAGAGGCGGATAAGCCGTTAATCATTCATCTGGTGAAAGCGGTAGATGAACTTCTGAAACTGAAACAGAAGATACGACCGGTGAAACCGTGGATTATTCACGGGTTTCGTGGAAAAGCGGCTCTTGCAGAAGAATATCTCCGACATGGTTTCTATCTTTCTTTCGGAGAGAAATATCAGGAGGAAGCGTTGCGTATAATGCCGTCTGAACGGTTGTTTATTGAGACGGATGAAAGTACGGCATCTGTCGATACGCTTTATGAACGGGCTGCCATCCTCCGTAAAACTCCCCTTGAGGAACTCAGGAGAACGATTCGTAAGAATGTGAGCGAAATCTTTTTTAGGCAATAA
- a CDS encoding CHAT domain-containing protein yields MARYITGIFILLLANIMPLQAQRKEPEVKACERQIEKLRKAPDNITFARELHRTALYCFNRGMYDEAALLASLTVPFNVQIKDSIGKLLLPALIQSFSFKEEDMNYSNSLSEDNYNAYARLANAYTLVAESMMHNAHLRSHVEQMLKSALNLYKFADAKYNKAKAYTLQGDYYYQEKRYADAIKSFRKAAELGEKAFLEFELEELKNRWIMALIQHGKYKDAEKVLSEIRETDTPTRTITGLKDALCNRACIAIMKKDYTTAETLRKEADRRYHASMNSMNFYRLNVLRNFFDSFTLVARCYERQNEIGKSLQTYREMKECLINTLGRYIPYYTDLDRTNMLYLFQPWYDEMQTFAYRHINYEGMAEFMYGNAQLMKQFFLVSPTLYSPKMITMQGDEYLRELSQRQSKLMLTEDAMNVHLKGDYLPHILSNMRSMALSREAVTYALETVDEPYHCITEWESVRKIIAADAEVMVEFVLLHRPDNGARQYAALVFTEADKAPHFVPLCDEEPLRAALNAPDHDRRNDFILKNIWKPIQAHFGERAAISLYPTGLLSTIPLAGIVDDNNTYLCNAYVLSFYLCATDRLMKKYHLYPEKQPAVLFGAADYGLPPSKLENPVRGQGFHYLPSSKREITSVSALLKEKGCQVEVFSGRQATETAFRDLSARKESPFILHISTHGFYLPYDPDINNKGLNQEGKSGYYNPLLRTGLALSGASTAWKDSASLNLPDDGLLTAYEIFGMSLLNTELVVLSACNTGLGEIRDGEGVYGLQRAFRSAGARNMIMTLAEVPDKETAEFMSLFYQNWKFKTSKRKAFITAQWEMVKRYPKEPEKWAYFVLVE; encoded by the coding sequence ATGGCACGATACATCACGGGAATATTCATCCTACTGCTGGCAAACATCATGCCCCTACAGGCGCAGCGCAAAGAGCCTGAAGTAAAAGCCTGCGAACGCCAGATAGAAAAGCTTCGCAAAGCCCCCGACAACATCACCTTTGCAAGAGAACTTCACCGAACGGCACTCTACTGTTTCAACAGGGGTATGTACGATGAAGCCGCATTGCTCGCTTCGCTCACCGTCCCCTTCAACGTGCAAATCAAAGACTCCATCGGTAAATTGCTGCTGCCCGCCCTGATACAGTCTTTTTCCTTCAAGGAAGAAGACATGAACTACAGCAATTCCCTGAGCGAAGACAACTACAACGCATACGCCCGGCTGGCAAACGCATACACACTGGTGGCAGAAAGCATGATGCACAATGCCCATCTCCGCAGTCATGTCGAGCAAATGCTCAAATCCGCCCTAAACCTATACAAATTTGCGGACGCCAAGTATAATAAGGCTAAGGCTTACACCTTGCAGGGGGATTATTACTATCAGGAGAAACGATATGCCGACGCAATCAAATCCTTCAGGAAAGCTGCCGAACTGGGCGAAAAGGCATTCCTTGAGTTCGAATTGGAAGAACTAAAGAACAGATGGATCATGGCGCTCATCCAACACGGGAAATATAAAGATGCGGAGAAAGTGCTTAGTGAAATAAGAGAAACAGATACGCCCACCCGGACCATAACCGGCCTCAAGGACGCCCTATGCAACCGCGCCTGCATAGCCATCATGAAGAAAGACTACACCACTGCCGAAACTCTGCGCAAGGAAGCGGACAGGAGGTATCATGCATCGATGAATTCAATGAACTTCTACCGGCTGAACGTCCTGCGCAATTTCTTCGACAGTTTCACGCTCGTAGCCCGCTGTTACGAACGGCAGAACGAAATCGGCAAAAGCCTGCAGACATATCGGGAGATGAAAGAATGCCTCATCAATACCTTGGGACGCTATATACCTTATTATACAGATCTGGACCGCACCAACATGCTCTACCTCTTCCAACCCTGGTACGACGAAATGCAAACTTTCGCCTACCGGCATATCAACTACGAAGGTATGGCGGAATTCATGTACGGCAACGCCCAGCTGATGAAACAATTCTTCCTGGTGTCTCCTACCCTATACAGCCCGAAGATGATTACCATGCAAGGCGACGAATACCTGCGGGAACTCAGCCAAAGGCAATCCAAACTTATGCTGACGGAAGACGCCATGAACGTGCACCTCAAGGGGGATTACCTGCCCCATATATTGAGCAATATGCGCTCCATGGCACTGAGCAGGGAAGCCGTGACATATGCGCTGGAGACCGTGGACGAACCTTACCACTGCATCACCGAGTGGGAATCAGTGCGTAAGATTATAGCAGCCGACGCAGAAGTGATGGTGGAGTTCGTCCTGCTTCACCGCCCCGACAACGGTGCGCGGCAATACGCTGCACTCGTCTTTACGGAGGCGGATAAAGCTCCGCACTTTGTCCCGCTATGCGATGAAGAACCGTTAAGAGCAGCCCTCAATGCCCCCGACCATGACCGGCGGAACGACTTCATTCTGAAAAATATCTGGAAGCCCATACAGGCTCATTTCGGCGAGCGAGCTGCAATCTCCCTCTACCCCACTGGGTTACTGAGCACCATCCCTCTTGCCGGAATAGTGGACGACAATAATACATACCTGTGCAATGCCTATGTATTATCGTTCTATCTCTGCGCCACCGACAGGCTGATGAAGAAATATCATCTGTATCCGGAGAAGCAACCGGCCGTCCTGTTTGGTGCGGCAGACTACGGACTTCCGCCCTCCAAACTGGAGAATCCGGTACGGGGACAGGGGTTTCACTACCTGCCATCCTCCAAAAGGGAAATAACATCCGTCTCCGCCCTACTGAAGGAGAAAGGATGCCAGGTGGAAGTGTTTTCCGGAAGACAAGCGACGGAAACCGCATTTAGAGATTTATCCGCCCGGAAAGAGTCACCATTCATACTCCACATTTCCACACATGGTTTCTATCTGCCCTACGACCCGGACATTAATAACAAAGGGTTGAATCAGGAAGGAAAAAGCGGCTATTACAATCCGCTCCTACGCACCGGACTGGCTCTATCGGGTGCAAGCACAGCATGGAAAGACTCCGCCTCACTGAATTTGCCGGATGACGGTCTGCTCACTGCTTACGAGATATTCGGCATGAGTCTGCTAAATACAGAGTTGGTAGTACTATCTGCCTGCAACACCGGACTGGGTGAAATACGTGACGGAGAAGGTGTTTACGGACTCCAACGAGCCTTCCGTTCAGCCGGAGCAAGAAACATGATTATGACTTTGGCGGAAGTACCGGATAAGGAAACAGCCGAATTCATGTCGCTGTTTTATCAGAATTGGAAGTTTAAGACATCCAAACGAAAAGCTTTCATTACAGCACAGTGGGAAATGGTGAAAAGATATCCGAAGGAACCGGAGAAGTGGGCGTACTTCGTGCTGGTTGAATAA